The following are encoded together in the Chaetodon auriga isolate fChaAug3 chromosome 4, fChaAug3.hap1, whole genome shotgun sequence genome:
- the jpt1a gene encoding jupiter microtubule associated homolog 1a yields the protein MTTTTTYQGMEPGSKSSSRVLRPPGGGSNISLGADEEKPPVRKNKMASSVFAEPEDPYANRRNNPPGGKPTGVLCGEPSAPLRRGGNPTTNHVADAPATDGEISVRDIENSVAEPEAASGQQEEAPPAEESSAGLPSGRRNPPGGKSSLILG from the exons ATGACGACGACCACTACATATCAAGGCATGGAGCCCGGATCAAAAAGCAGCTCCAG ggtTTTGCGCCCTCCTGGTGGCGGCTCCAACATTTCACTCGGTGCAGACGAGGAGAAGCCTCCCGTCCGGAAAAACAAGATGGCCTCCAGTGTTTTCGCTGAGCCAGAGGACCCCTATGCTAATCGAAGGAACAACCCACCAG GTGGGAAGCCCACAGGAGTACTGTGTGGTGAGCCGTCAGCCCccctgaggagaggagggaaccCCACCACCAACCACGTTGCAGATGCTCCGGCCACA GATGGAGAAATTTCTGTACGTGATATTG AAAACAGTGTTGCTGAGCCTGAAGCAGCTTCtgggcagcaggaggaggcccCTCCCGCCGAGGAGTCCTCCGCAGGACTACCGTCCGGCCGCAGGAATCCCCCCGGCGGCAAGTCCAGCCTCATACTGGGTTGA
- the LOC143320208 gene encoding putative selection and upkeep of intraepithelial T-cells protein 1 homolog isoform X2: MASIGILLILTVLSISVGDAKTFINVQCKTENRAQYGQSSLLECVVRTAQDVSNVQIRVVTWKKKGVEEPLLVFNRGRMMANSRYSFAEPSWNDKNMNVSLLIANTAVEDEGVYDCMVMTNSGDNTNHTNLNVTAKYSVPTIKPIPETITQNTDGTLVCNSDGGYPQGQLRWFDEHNMEWTKSADMEVKKTESGLFNLSSSLKLMRGSVFSKYTCIVFNASRGKEDEATFEIPDKPKSEGHEREKGLDPASKIVAPVVVIGSLIAGLLLVLVLCRRRRHQRDRREVRTCESEDEGGDHQEMDTKCQDSLA; this comes from the exons ATGGCCTCCATTGGTATCCTTCTTATTCTCACTGTCCTCTCTATCAGTGTGGGAGACGCAAAAA CTTTTATAAATGTACAGTgcaagactgaaaacagagcacaGTATGGCCAGTCATCGCTGCTGGAGTGTGTCGTCAGAACTGCTCAAGACGTGTCAAATGTACAAATCCGAGTGGTGACTTGGAAGAAAAAGGGAGTTGAGGAGCCTTTACTGGTTTTCAACAGAGGGAGAATGATGGCCAACTCACGATATTCATTTGCTGAGCCGTCGTGGAACGACAAGAACATGAACGTATCGCTGCTCATCGCCAACACTGCTGTAGAGGACGAGGGAGTTTATGACTGTATGGTGATGACAAACAGCGGCGATAACACCAACCACACCAACCTGAACGTCACAG CCAAATACAGCGTGCCCACTATAAAACCCATACCTGAGACAATTACTCAAAACACAGACGGTACCCTGGTGTGCAACTCCGATGGTGGCTACCCGCAAGGTCAGCTTCGCTGGTTTGATGAGCACAACATGGAGTGGACAAAGAGCGCTGACATGGAGgtgaagaagacagaaagtggTCTGTTTAACCTCTCCAGCAGCCTGAAACTGATGCGAGGATCCGTCTTCTCCAAGTATACCTGCATCGTGTTCAACGCCAGCAGAGGCAAAGAAGATGAGGCCACATTTGAAATACCAGACAAACCAAAAAGTGAAG GGCACGAACGAGAAAAAGGGTTGGATCCAGCCTCCAAAATAGTGGCTCCCGTGGTGGTCATTGGATCGTTGATTGCAGgactgctgctggtgctggtgctgtgtAGAAGAAGGCGACATCAAC GTGACCGTCGGGAAGTTCGTACGTGTGAATCAGAAGATGAGGGAG GTGATCATCAGGAGATGGATACAAAATGCCAAGACAGCCTGGCCTGA
- the LOC143320144 gene encoding uncharacterized protein LOC143320144: MMPLCWCVLLLCVSASADENIVASRASGQSVTFKCSSAGCPNSIEGYTGMYLYWDFKERKEVLFWNSQAGPTDEISPRGGYENRIQINGSLKNHTITISNLTMHDSGLYSCVYTKFPKIKVDCQAHLLLVSDRRTHTGDDSNEGGAMLKSKEPDVPQHLLSEVSECQSPPLPLIVIATGAISMLVTVIFILLILPRVKQWTCSRRPTKALQVSNDYVYEVMTKSGLRPVDAPEHSEPSPYDFA; encoded by the exons ATGATGCCGCTCTGCTGGTGCgttctgttgctctgtgtttctgccagTGCAG ATGAGAACATCGTAGCGTCCAGAGCGTCTGGCCAGAGTGTCACCTTCAAGTGTTCCTCTGCAGGATGTCCCAACAGCATTGAAGGGTATACTGGGATGTATCTGTATTGGGATTTTAAGGAGCGGAAAGAGGTGCTTTTCTGGAACTCCCAGGCAGGACCAACTGATGAAATCAGCCCACGAGGGGGATACGAAAACAGGATTCAGATAAACGGATCTCTGAAGAACCACACCATCACCATCAGCAACCTCACCATGCATGACAGTGGTCTCTACAGCTGTGTCTACACTAAGTTTCCCAAAATCAAAGTCGACTGCCAGGCCCACCTACTTTTAGTAAGCG acagacgcaCCCACACCGGAGATGACTCCAATGAGGGTGGTGCCATGTTGAAAAGTAAGGAGCCTGATGTCCCCCAGCATCTTCTCTCAG AAGTGTCTGAGTGCCAAAGTCCACCTTTGCCGTTAATCGTCATCGCCACCGGTGCCATCAGCATGCTGGTGACCGTGATCTTCATCCTGCTGATCCTCCCGAGG GTGAAGCAATGGACGTGCAGCAGAAGACCAACAAAGGCCCTGCAGGTCTCCAATGATTACGTGTATGAAGTTATGACCAAGAGCGGCCTCCGCCCTGTGGACGCTCCAGAGCACTCAGAGCCAAGCCCGTATGATTTTGCATAG
- the LOC143320208 gene encoding programmed cell death 1 ligand 1 isoform X1: protein MASIGILLILTVLSISVGDAKTFINVQCKTENRAQYGQSSLLECVVRTAQDVSNVQIRVVTWKKKGVEEPLLVFNRGRMMANSRYSFAEPSWNDKNMNVSLLIANTAVEDEGVYDCMVMTNSGDNTNHTNLNVTAKYSVPTIKPIPETITQNTDGTLVCNSDGGYPQGQLRWFDEHNMEWTKSADMEVKKTESGLFNLSSSLKLMRGSVFSKYTCIVFNASRGKEDEATFEIPDKPKSEGHEREKGLDPASKIVAPVVVIGSLIAGLLLVLVLCRRRRHQQNRRQSATPLMGDRREVRTCESEDEGGDHQEMDTKCQDSLA, encoded by the exons ATGGCCTCCATTGGTATCCTTCTTATTCTCACTGTCCTCTCTATCAGTGTGGGAGACGCAAAAA CTTTTATAAATGTACAGTgcaagactgaaaacagagcacaGTATGGCCAGTCATCGCTGCTGGAGTGTGTCGTCAGAACTGCTCAAGACGTGTCAAATGTACAAATCCGAGTGGTGACTTGGAAGAAAAAGGGAGTTGAGGAGCCTTTACTGGTTTTCAACAGAGGGAGAATGATGGCCAACTCACGATATTCATTTGCTGAGCCGTCGTGGAACGACAAGAACATGAACGTATCGCTGCTCATCGCCAACACTGCTGTAGAGGACGAGGGAGTTTATGACTGTATGGTGATGACAAACAGCGGCGATAACACCAACCACACCAACCTGAACGTCACAG CCAAATACAGCGTGCCCACTATAAAACCCATACCTGAGACAATTACTCAAAACACAGACGGTACCCTGGTGTGCAACTCCGATGGTGGCTACCCGCAAGGTCAGCTTCGCTGGTTTGATGAGCACAACATGGAGTGGACAAAGAGCGCTGACATGGAGgtgaagaagacagaaagtggTCTGTTTAACCTCTCCAGCAGCCTGAAACTGATGCGAGGATCCGTCTTCTCCAAGTATACCTGCATCGTGTTCAACGCCAGCAGAGGCAAAGAAGATGAGGCCACATTTGAAATACCAGACAAACCAAAAAGTGAAG GGCACGAACGAGAAAAAGGGTTGGATCCAGCCTCCAAAATAGTGGCTCCCGTGGTGGTCATTGGATCGTTGATTGCAGgactgctgctggtgctggtgctgtgtAGAAGAAGGCGACATCAAC AGAACCGGAGGCAGTCTGCAACACCCCTTATGG GTGACCGTCGGGAAGTTCGTACGTGTGAATCAGAAGATGAGGGAG GTGATCATCAGGAGATGGATACAAAATGCCAAGACAGCCTGGCCTGA